One window from the genome of Aeromonas sp. FDAARGOS 1405 encodes:
- a CDS encoding type VI secretion system tip protein VgrG, whose product MAQSTGLQFTVKVGALADSTFAVASFKLDEGLNRPFNLHLEVASQQPDIDFGAVLDQPCELMVWYNGELQRRVCGVVSEFAQGDSGFRRTRYQLQVKPALWRLGLRQSSRIFQAQKPDEILSILLQEHGITDYAFALKNEHAQREYCVQYRETDLDFVNRLAAEEGLFYFHEFEAGKHRIVFADDAAALTAGPELFFNLGNRSLEQGPYVRQFHYREAVRPSDVELKDYSFKTPAYGLSHKKQGSDLEHQRDTYQHFDYPGRYKQDGSGKAFAQHRLDALRNDAVAGSGKSNSAALLPGQHFSLTEHPNGSLNTDWQIVHICHTGEQPQALEEEGGSGPTVYHNEFGVVKASTTWRARIGSPEAPHKPMVDGPQIAMVVGPEGEEIYCDEHGRVKLQFPWDRYGSSNDQSSCWVRVSQGWAGGQYGMMAIPRIGHEVIVEFLEGDPDQPIVTGRTYHATNRPPYELPANKTRTVLRTETHQGEGFNELRFEDQAGQEEIYIHGQKDLNVLIENDAAWHIKHDEHRDIDNERVTRIKANDHLTVKGEKRDQIKADYSLTVDASLHQKLAQSLLVEAGQEIHIKAGNKIVLEAGSELTLKVGGSFVKVDPSGVTLVGPTIKMNSGGSPGSGSGWAGQMPGLPGAVKVPPAPPATIPASAIQKSMESMAPLVKPCPFAQGGKA is encoded by the coding sequence ATGGCACAGAGCACAGGATTACAATTTACCGTCAAGGTTGGCGCACTGGCTGACAGCACCTTTGCGGTCGCAAGCTTCAAGCTGGATGAGGGCTTGAACCGTCCCTTTAACCTCCACCTTGAGGTCGCCAGCCAGCAACCGGACATCGACTTTGGCGCCGTGCTGGACCAGCCATGCGAGCTGATGGTGTGGTACAACGGCGAGTTGCAACGCCGGGTCTGCGGGGTTGTGAGCGAGTTTGCCCAAGGGGACAGCGGCTTTCGCCGTACCCGCTATCAGCTGCAAGTCAAACCTGCTCTGTGGCGATTGGGATTGCGCCAGAGCTCCCGCATCTTCCAGGCACAGAAACCTGACGAAATCCTCTCCATTTTGCTGCAAGAACACGGCATCACCGACTACGCCTTTGCGCTCAAGAACGAGCACGCCCAGCGGGAATACTGCGTGCAGTATCGCGAGACTGACCTCGATTTCGTTAACCGCCTCGCAGCTGAAGAGGGCTTGTTCTACTTCCACGAGTTTGAAGCAGGCAAACATCGCATCGTCTTTGCTGACGATGCCGCAGCCCTGACTGCTGGCCCCGAGCTCTTTTTCAACCTTGGCAACCGTTCGCTGGAACAAGGTCCTTACGTGCGCCAGTTCCACTACCGCGAGGCGGTGCGCCCCTCTGATGTGGAGCTGAAAGATTACAGCTTCAAGACCCCGGCTTATGGCCTCTCCCACAAAAAGCAGGGTAGCGATCTCGAGCATCAGCGCGATACCTATCAGCATTTTGACTACCCGGGCCGCTACAAGCAGGACGGCAGCGGCAAGGCCTTTGCCCAGCACCGGCTCGATGCCCTGCGCAACGACGCGGTGGCGGGTAGCGGCAAATCCAATAGCGCGGCGCTTTTGCCGGGTCAGCACTTTTCACTCACCGAGCATCCTAACGGCAGCCTCAACACCGACTGGCAAATCGTCCATATTTGCCACACCGGTGAGCAACCGCAGGCGCTGGAGGAAGAGGGCGGCAGTGGCCCGACCGTCTACCACAACGAATTTGGCGTAGTGAAGGCGAGCACCACCTGGCGCGCCCGTATCGGCAGCCCCGAGGCACCCCATAAGCCGATGGTGGATGGCCCGCAAATCGCCATGGTGGTGGGCCCTGAAGGGGAAGAGATTTACTGCGACGAACATGGCCGGGTCAAACTGCAATTCCCGTGGGACCGCTACGGCAGCTCCAACGACCAGAGCTCCTGCTGGGTGCGAGTGAGCCAAGGCTGGGCCGGTGGCCAATATGGCATGATGGCTATCCCGCGCATCGGCCACGAGGTGATTGTCGAGTTCTTGGAAGGTGACCCCGACCAGCCTATCGTCACGGGTCGTACCTATCACGCCACCAACCGGCCACCGTATGAGTTGCCTGCCAACAAGACTCGTACCGTGCTGCGCACCGAGACCCACCAGGGCGAGGGTTTCAACGAGCTGCGTTTTGAAGACCAGGCAGGGCAGGAAGAGATTTATATCCACGGTCAGAAAGACCTGAATGTGCTGATAGAAAACGATGCGGCCTGGCATATCAAACACGACGAGCATCGCGACATCGACAACGAGCGGGTCACCCGCATCAAGGCCAACGACCACCTGACGGTGAAGGGTGAGAAGCGTGACCAGATCAAGGCGGACTATTCGCTGACGGTCGATGCTTCCCTGCACCAGAAGCTGGCCCAGTCGCTGCTGGTTGAGGCTGGGCAAGAGATCCACATCAAGGCCGGTAACAAGATTGTGCTGGAAGCAGGCTCCGAGCTGACCCTCAAAGTCGGCGGCAGCTTTGTGAAGGTTGACCCCAGTGGCGTCACCCTGGTCGGTCCCACTATCAAGATGAATTCTGGCGGCAGTCCCGGCTCGGGCTCCGGTTGGGCGGGTCAAATGCCCGGCTTGCCGGGGGCGGTCAAGGTACCACCCGCGCCTCCAGCGACTATCCCTGCGAGCGCGATTCAAAAGAGCATGGAATCCATGGCCCCGTTGGTGAAGCCCTGCCCCTTTGCCCAGGGAGGTAAGGCATGA
- a CDS encoding type VI secretion system PAAR protein, whose amino-acid sequence MCPSIALLGDIGTDHDGFPPTPVIAASPDVFLDGKPVARQGDPLAPHDKPNNPPHPRSIAGGVGSVLVNGKPIAVTGTAVDCGGVVIGSGSGQAG is encoded by the coding sequence ATGTGTCCCTCCATTGCACTGCTCGGTGATATCGGCACCGACCACGATGGCTTTCCACCGACCCCGGTGATAGCAGCCAGTCCTGACGTGTTCCTCGATGGTAAGCCTGTTGCCCGCCAGGGTGACCCGTTAGCACCCCACGACAAGCCCAACAACCCGCCGCACCCGCGCAGCATTGCCGGTGGTGTGGGTTCTGTGTTGGTGAACGGCAAGCCCATCGCCGTCACTGGCACTGCGGTGGATTGCGGTGGTGTGGTGATTGGTTCGGGTAGTGGGCAAGCAGGATAA
- the hcp1 gene encoding type VI secretion system effector Hcp1, with protein MPTPCYISIEGKTQGNITAGAFTSDSVGNIFVQGHEDEMLVQEFQHVVTVPTDPQSGQPAGQRVHKPFKFTVALNKAVPLMYNALASGEMLPKVTLKWYRTSVEGKQEHFFSTVLTDATIVDIDCQMPHCQDPAKSDFTQLIQVSMAYRKIDWEHTVAGTSGADDWRAPIEA; from the coding sequence ATGCCAACTCCATGTTATATCAGCATCGAAGGTAAAACTCAGGGCAATATCACCGCCGGTGCCTTCACTTCCGATTCCGTCGGCAACATCTTCGTACAAGGCCACGAAGACGAGATGCTGGTACAAGAGTTCCAGCACGTTGTGACCGTCCCGACCGACCCGCAATCCGGTCAACCTGCCGGTCAGCGTGTCCATAAGCCGTTCAAGTTCACCGTTGCGCTGAACAAAGCTGTGCCGCTGATGTACAACGCGCTGGCTTCCGGCGAGATGCTGCCAAAAGTGACCCTGAAGTGGTACCGCACCTCCGTTGAGGGCAAGCAGGAGCACTTCTTCTCTACCGTGCTGACCGATGCCACCATCGTTGACATCGACTGCCAGATGCCGCACTGCCAGGACCCGGCGAAGTCTGACTTCACCCAGCTTATCCAGGTCTCTATGGCTTACCGCAAGATTGATTGGGAACACACCGTTGCCGGTACCTCTGGTGCTGATGATTGGCGTGCACCTATCGAGGCGTAA
- the dauA gene encoding C4-dicarboxylic acid transporter DauA, translating to MHKQASLNSVKLAIALRQSCIDEPYSMARFGRDLIAGVTVGIIAIPLAMALAIASGVPPQHGLYTAIIAGIVIAVTGGSRYSISGPTAAFVVILYPVAQQFGVGGLLMATLISGLFLVAMGMARLGRLIEYIPPSVTLGFTGGIAIVIATLQIKDFFGLSVPEMPETYLGKVEALAAALPSWQWGDTLVGVATLAVLLLWPRLRLPVPGHLPAVLVGVGLGFGLHYFGVDVATIGSKFSYTLADGTQGMGIPPIAPTLVMPWALPGPDGLPVEWNLAAVERLLPAAFSMAMLGAIESLLCAVVLDGMTGRKHSSNAELVGQGLGNIFAPFFGGITATAAIARSAANVRAGATSPVSGIVHALVVLAAILVLAPWLSWLPLSAMAALLLIVAWNMSEAHKVVELIRRAPKSDVLVLLVCLSLTVIFDMVIAITFGVILASLLFMREIAKMTKLHDLAEHKRYTHEVPNNGLLYKINGPLFFAAAERVFAELESQVKGHKVLVLQMEAVSILDAGGLSAFLHFGKQMAKAGVELRVAELQFQPLKTLARAKVRPQPGKLEFYGSLEEALKGEHLHEAAVN from the coding sequence ATGCACAAGCAAGCCTCTTTAAATAGCGTGAAGCTCGCCATAGCCTTACGCCAGTCCTGTATTGATGAACCCTATAGCATGGCCCGCTTCGGCCGTGATCTTATCGCCGGTGTGACGGTGGGCATCATCGCCATCCCGCTCGCCATGGCACTGGCCATCGCCAGCGGTGTGCCGCCGCAACACGGTCTCTATACCGCCATCATTGCTGGAATCGTGATCGCCGTGACCGGTGGCTCCCGCTACTCCATCTCCGGCCCGACCGCTGCCTTTGTAGTGATCCTCTATCCGGTCGCCCAGCAGTTCGGGGTCGGTGGTCTGTTGATGGCGACGCTCATCTCCGGCCTCTTTCTGGTGGCGATGGGGATGGCCCGTCTTGGCCGCCTTATCGAGTACATTCCCCCGTCAGTGACGCTGGGTTTTACCGGTGGGATCGCCATCGTGATTGCCACCTTGCAGATCAAGGACTTCTTTGGCCTAAGCGTGCCCGAGATGCCGGAAACCTATCTGGGCAAGGTCGAAGCGCTGGCCGCCGCCCTGCCAAGCTGGCAGTGGGGCGATACCCTGGTGGGGGTCGCAACACTGGCCGTGCTGCTGCTCTGGCCACGCCTGCGTCTGCCGGTGCCCGGCCACTTGCCCGCGGTGCTGGTCGGGGTAGGTCTGGGTTTTGGCCTCCATTACTTTGGGGTGGATGTGGCCACTATCGGCAGCAAGTTCAGCTATACCCTGGCCGATGGCACCCAGGGGATGGGGATCCCGCCCATCGCGCCGACCCTGGTGATGCCCTGGGCCTTGCCCGGACCTGATGGCTTGCCAGTTGAATGGAACCTGGCGGCTGTTGAGCGGCTGCTGCCTGCCGCCTTCTCCATGGCGATGCTGGGGGCGATCGAATCGCTGCTCTGCGCCGTGGTGCTCGATGGGATGACAGGTCGCAAGCACAGCTCCAACGCCGAGCTGGTGGGGCAGGGGCTTGGCAACATCTTCGCCCCCTTCTTTGGCGGCATTACCGCTACCGCCGCCATCGCTCGCTCTGCCGCCAACGTGCGTGCAGGCGCGACGTCCCCCGTCTCGGGGATCGTCCATGCGCTGGTGGTGCTGGCCGCCATTCTGGTGCTGGCCCCCTGGCTCTCTTGGTTGCCGCTCTCGGCCATGGCTGCCTTGCTGCTCATCGTGGCCTGGAACATGAGTGAAGCGCACAAGGTGGTGGAGCTGATCCGTCGCGCGCCCAAATCCGATGTGCTGGTGCTGCTGGTCTGCCTGTCGCTCACCGTCATTTTCGACATGGTCATCGCCATCACTTTCGGGGTGATCCTGGCGTCCCTGCTCTTTATGCGCGAAATCGCCAAGATGACCAAACTGCACGATTTGGCCGAGCACAAGCGCTATACCCATGAGGTGCCGAACAATGGCCTGCTCTACAAGATCAACGGCCCGCTCTTCTTCGCAGCGGCCGAACGGGTCTTTGCCGAGCTGGAATCACAAGTGAAAGGGCACAAGGTGCTGGTGTTGCAGATGGAGGCGGTTTCCATCCTCGATGCGGGCGGCCTGTCTGCCTTCCTCCACTTTGGCAAGCAGATGGCTAAAGCCGGTGTCGAGTTGCGGGTGGCCGAGTTGCAGTTCCAACCGCTCAAGACCCTGGCCCGTGCCAAGGTGCGGCCGCAGCCCGGCAAGCTGGAATTTTACGGCTCGCTGGAAGAGGCGCTCAAAGGTGAACATTTGCACGAAGCGGCAGTAAATTGA
- a CDS encoding lipoprotein, whose product MLKQLLLLPLALLLGACSLTQYNVSEAEINQYLKDQVSFEKQLGIPGIMSSKIRLDEMQSRIGRKQADRIELDAAGDLQVSSPLGSQQMKIRFALSARPDYVADQGAIYLRDLELVSVKTEPADIGAALTPLLPTFNQSLSLFLSQTPVYRLDSSRKNEARIKEKVEALKVEPGRLVIPFKLL is encoded by the coding sequence ATGTTGAAACAGCTGTTGTTACTCCCTCTCGCCCTATTGCTGGGGGCCTGCTCCCTGACCCAGTACAACGTCAGCGAGGCCGAAATCAACCAGTACCTCAAAGATCAGGTCTCTTTTGAAAAACAGCTGGGGATCCCCGGCATCATGTCGAGCAAGATCCGTCTGGATGAGATGCAGAGCCGTATCGGCCGCAAACAAGCAGATCGCATCGAGCTGGACGCCGCTGGCGACCTGCAGGTGAGCAGCCCCCTTGGCAGCCAGCAGATGAAGATCCGCTTTGCTTTGAGCGCCCGTCCGGACTATGTAGCCGATCAGGGCGCTATCTATCTGCGCGACCTTGAGCTGGTCTCGGTCAAGACTGAGCCGGCCGATATCGGGGCCGCCCTCACCCCGCTGCTGCCCACCTTCAATCAGTCGCTCTCCCTGTTCCTGTCGCAGACCCCGGTCTATCGCCTCGACAGCAGCCGCAAGAACGAAGCCAGGATCAAGGAGAAAGTCGAAGCCCTCAAGGTGGAGCCTGGCCGTCTGGTCATCCCGTTCAAGCTGCTCTGA